The following DNA comes from Pelotomaculum isophthalicicum JI.
TTTATAAGACATAACGTGCAGGCGGGGCCTGTCCAGCGGCCTTGCCTGGATTTCTCCTTCCGGAGGCTGTTTACCGTAAAAGGCCTCATATTTCTTGCGCAGGTTGGCATTAACCAGTTTATTGAACTCACCTTCACCCGGTTGGTAATAACACGTATATTTACCTCCCCCGGGTCTTAGTAGAGTACTGTAAGCTACGACCGGCGATAAAGTACGTACTATTAAAACATCACTATCCACTTTCAGTTCGTCAAAACGAACTTCATTGATATGTAAAATGGAGTCTCCAATTCGGACGTGGTTTTTGGTGAGCAGGTTATTGACCAGGGAAAGGAAAAATTTTATATCCGGTGATGAGATCACCAAATTGGCACCATCAGGAAATTTGATAGTACCTGCCGTGCTATCAATTAAGAACTTACCCATAATTCGAGAGAAGGAAAACATTTTAAAACGTCTGTTCCCGGCAGAGTAACCTTCGTCATGAATACGGGAGGCGACATCTTCGGGAAGCGCCGCGTAAATAGCTGACTGAACTAAATAATTATATTGGATAGGGAGGGCGGGTGAGAACGGATCTATTTTCATATTTATGTAAGCATGCAAAGCAAACCCTCCTGTAAAGCCTAATTCTTAATCATTAGTTTAACATTTGGACATGACTAGTCTTTGTCACAAAGTAGAAAATTTTATTTTTAGATTCCAGAGAATTTATGTTAATTCATTATTTTATATTTGATTATACCACCATAATTTGCATATATCTACAAAATAGGACAATAAATAAGACTCTTTCCAATAACAACACGATAGTACACACAATAGTACTCTGGGAAGTGACGCATATAAGCGATCATATTGGAAACCTTATTTATCACAGCACCTCACCCATCCTTCGCCATTGTGTAACAGAATACCCCCAATAAACATAAACTAAAATGACGACAACGCGGGAACCCAACCGACAAGAAAGGAGTTGTGAACAGCTTGTACCGCTTGCTCCCCCTATTGTTAATGCTCGCAGTCAGCCCAGAATCAGAAAAGAA
Coding sequences within:
- the cas6 gene encoding CRISPR-associated endoribonuclease Cas6, with protein sequence MHAYINMKIDPFSPALPIQYNYLVQSAIYAALPEDVASRIHDEGYSAGNRRFKMFSFSRIMGKFLIDSTAGTIKFPDGANLVISSPDIKFFLSLVNNLLTKNHVRIGDSILHINEVRFDELKVDSDVLIVRTLSPVVAYSTLLRPGGGKYTCYYQPGEGEFNKLVNANLRKKYEAFYGKQPPEGEIQARPLDRPRLHVMSYKGTVIKGYTCRLKLTGPRELLQIGLDAGIGSKGGQGYGCLEKVESRKKKEIRKR